From a single Mangifera indica cultivar Alphonso chromosome 19, CATAS_Mindica_2.1, whole genome shotgun sequence genomic region:
- the LOC123202961 gene encoding purine permease 3-like, with protein MAEMESASNPSIARKSALLILNSILLSIGNCGGPLVMRLYFIHGGKRIWFSSWLETGGWPVIILPITIGYFYRRRNPSSPTNFFFMKTPIFIASAVIGVLTGFDDYLYAYGVARLPVSTITLIIASHLAFTAAFAYLLVKQKFTSYSINAIFLLTIGAGILALHTSSDRPAGESNREYVLGFVMTIAAAALYGFVLPLVELTYKKAKREISYALVLEIQMVMCLFATAVCTVGMLINNDFKVIGREAREFELGETRYYMLVVGSALIWQCFFLGAIGVIFCGSSLLCATIIAVLLPVTEILAVIFYQEKFQAEKGISLALSLWGFASYFYGEIKHTRTEKQTPQREMLPLSNT; from the exons TCCCAGCATCGCCAGGAAAAGTGCTCTTCTCATCCTAAACAGTATCCTCTTATCTATTGGCAACTGCGGCGGCCCACTAGTTATGCGTCTTTACTTCATCCATGGAGGCAAACGAATTTGGTTCTCAAGCTGGCTTGAAACCGGCGGTTGGCCGGTTATTATCCTCCCCATCACCATAGGTTACTTCTATCGTCGCCGCAACCCGTCATCACCCACCAACTTCTTCTTCATGAAAACTCCAATATTCATTGCCTCAGCGGTCATCGGGGTACTCACTGGCTTCGACGACTATCTCTACGCTTACGGCGTGGCTCGGCTTCCTGTTTCTACCATTACTTTGATTATAGCTTCCCATTTGGCTTTCACTGCGGCTTTTGCTTATCTTTTGGTCAAACAAAAGTTCACCTCTTATTCAATAAACGCTATATTTCTGTTGACTATAGGAGCTGGTATATTGGCTCTACATACGAGCAGTGATCGGCCAGCTGGTGAATCAAATAGGGAGTATGTATTAGGGTTTGTTATGACAATCGCCGCGGCGGCTTTGTACGGATTTGTATTGCCGCTTGTGGAGTTGACGTACAAGAAGGCGAAACGAGAGATAAGCTATGCTCTGGTATTGGAGATACAGATGGTGATGTGTTTATTTGCTACAGCCGTATGTACAGTGGGGATGCTGATCAATAATGACTTCAAG GTCATTGGCAGAGAAGCCAGAGAGTTCGAGCTGGGTGAAACAAGGTATTATATGCTGGTAGTGGGAAGTGCATTAATCTGGCAATGCTTTTTCTTAGGAGCCATTGGTGTGATTTTTTGTGGGTCGTCTCTCTTATGTGCTACAATCATCGCCGTTCTACTTCCGGTAACAGAAATTCTGGCAGTCATTTTCTACCAAGAAAAGTTTCAAGCAGAAAAGGGTATTTCTCTTGCACTATCCCTCTGGGGCTTTGCTTCATACTTTTATGGGGAAATAAAACACACCAGAACAGAAAAGCAGACGCCTCAAAGAGAGATGCTTCCACTTTCTAACACTTGA